A single genomic interval of Candidatus Anstonellales archaeon harbors:
- the argF gene encoding ornithine carbamoyltransferase, with protein sequence MDLLRTDELELHDIEEILQMAQRLKADYKNGKTSNILQNRVLVMIFEKPSTRTRVSFEAGMAQLGGHAIFLDFFVSQISRGETMYDTGAVLGQYSDLIMARLNKHVDLEELARGSRVPVINGLTELDHPCQALADLLTMKERGRMHRNAKVVFAGDCGYNMANALMVACTTVGMDVTLACPSECEINATYLASARRLGKVEIVHDIMQAAKDADVVYTDTWVSMGQEKEREKRLKMFMPFQINRKVMEVAKKDAIFMHCLPAHRGEEVTTEVIDGPQSVVYEEAENRLHVQKALMLYLLGKKY encoded by the coding sequence ATGGACTTGTTGAGGACAGATGAGCTTGAACTGCACGATATTGAGGAAATCCTACAAATGGCCCAGAGGTTAAAAGCTGATTACAAAAATGGGAAGACGTCAAATATTCTTCAAAACCGGGTACTTGTAATGATATTTGAAAAGCCGTCAACAAGAACGCGAGTTTCGTTTGAAGCAGGAATGGCGCAGCTTGGCGGGCATGCTATATTTCTTGACTTTTTTGTTTCTCAGATATCAAGGGGAGAGACGATGTACGACACAGGTGCAGTGTTAGGGCAGTATTCTGATCTAATCATGGCTCGCCTCAACAAGCATGTTGACCTGGAAGAGCTTGCAAGGGGGTCACGAGTTCCTGTGATAAATGGATTGACAGAGTTGGATCATCCTTGCCAGGCTTTGGCTGATTTGCTTACAATGAAGGAAAGAGGGAGAATGCATAGGAATGCAAAAGTTGTATTTGCAGGTGATTGCGGGTATAACATGGCAAATGCGCTTATGGTAGCATGTACAACTGTTGGCATGGATGTAACGCTGGCATGCCCTTCAGAATGCGAGATAAATGCTACTTATCTTGCAAGTGCAAGAAGGCTGGGCAAAGTCGAGATTGTCCATGACATAATGCAAGCGGCAAAGGATGCTGATGTAGTTTATACAGATACGTGGGTTTCTATGGGCCAGGAAAAGGAGAGAGAAAAAAGATTAAAGATGTTTATGCCGTTTCAGATAAACAGGAAGGTTATGGAAGTTGCTAAAAAGGATGCAATTTTTATGCACTGCCTTCCCGCTCACAGGGGCGAAGAGGTAACTACTGAAGTAATAGACGGGCCTCAATCTGTTGTATACGAAGAAGCAGAAAATAGACTACACGTACAGAAAGCGCTTATGCTCTATCTACTTGGAAAAAAGTATTGA
- the carB gene encoding carbamoyl-phosphate synthase large subunit: MPKDASIKKVLIIGSGPIVIGQSAEFDYSGSQACTALKEEGVRTVLVNSNPATIQTDKEIADIIYIEPLRSEFVEKIIKKERPDGIIATMGGQTALNLAKELHDKKILEKYGVRVLGTGVSTIELAEDREKFKETLSKINQPYLRSAAVSNFDEAERFLHEISFPVILRPAYTLGGTGGGKANNMSEFEHLLSLGLRISPIGQVLVEESVAGWAELEYEVLRDAQDNCICICNMENVDPMGIHTGESIVVAPSQTLSDVEHQMLRKASIDIVRALGVVGGCNVQFALDQKTGRYVVVEVNPRLSRSSALASKATGYPIARIAAKLALGYSLYELRNMVTGTTPASFEPALDYVVTKIPRWPFDKIPECSRTIGTQMKSTGEVMAIGRSFEESLQKALRSLEIKKPKIKENEIEEHLSRPTDFRIFAIFEAFRRGWSIEQVYRVTAINRWFLNKIKGIIDIEKELESGGPEREILKRAKKMGFSDAQIGELCRIDEMEVRRKRKEWGIMPVYKMVDTCAAEFEAKTPYYYSTYSGTEDEVQESGNENSLKLRKGKVLVVGSGPIRIGQGIEFDYCCCHASFTLRECGYESIMINNNPETISTDFDASDRLYFEPLTFEDVMNVIEREKPDGVIVQFGGQTSINLAQPLATAGVKILGTQAEDIDTAEDRERFRKFLESLGINQPENGSATSEEEALSVARRVGYPVIVRPSYVIAGRAMKIVYSDDELRRYIEESVEVSNNHPVLIDKYIEKAVECEIDGVSDGEELFVGGIMEHIERAGVHSGDASCVTPPIKLIPEVQKKILEYSKKIALGMKNIGAINIQYVVKDNVVYVLEANPRASRTIPYLSKAINVPLAKIATKVILGKKLSELSLPKGGSAKISHYAVKSVVFPFLKMPGVDFVLGPEMRSTGEAMGIDYDFGVAYYKSLLGANLNIPIRGAVLISLKKEHQEHAYELGKRFSALGFVVCATEGTAKRIGNAVVLNKAGEGEPNVISSIKNGMISLVINTPSKGKDAQTDGFKIRRVAIESNIACITNLEAAFALLDAMESVKRNGDVGVRMLDEFNEMEKRG, from the coding sequence ATGCCAAAAGATGCATCCATAAAAAAAGTTTTAATTATAGGCTCTGGGCCTATAGTTATAGGACAGTCAGCTGAATTTGATTATTCTGGATCTCAGGCTTGTACTGCATTGAAAGAGGAAGGAGTTCGCACAGTACTCGTGAATTCAAATCCTGCCACTATCCAAACAGATAAAGAAATTGCTGATATCATTTATATTGAGCCGCTCAGATCGGAGTTTGTAGAAAAAATTATTAAAAAAGAAAGACCTGACGGAATTATCGCAACAATGGGTGGGCAGACTGCACTAAACCTTGCAAAAGAGCTTCATGACAAGAAAATCCTGGAAAAGTATGGAGTAAGGGTTCTTGGAACCGGCGTTTCCACAATTGAGCTTGCAGAGGATAGGGAGAAGTTCAAAGAAACTCTGTCCAAGATAAATCAACCGTATCTACGTAGCGCGGCCGTTTCGAATTTTGATGAAGCGGAACGGTTTCTTCATGAAATTTCATTTCCAGTTATTTTGAGACCAGCCTACACGCTTGGGGGGACGGGGGGTGGAAAGGCAAACAACATGAGCGAATTTGAACATCTTCTATCTCTTGGACTTAGGATAAGTCCTATAGGCCAAGTACTTGTTGAAGAAAGTGTCGCTGGCTGGGCTGAGCTAGAGTACGAAGTCCTGCGAGATGCCCAGGATAACTGCATATGCATATGCAACATGGAGAATGTTGATCCGATGGGCATACATACTGGCGAGAGCATAGTCGTAGCGCCTTCACAGACCCTCTCTGATGTTGAGCACCAAATGTTAAGGAAGGCCTCAATAGATATTGTAAGGGCGCTTGGAGTAGTTGGCGGATGTAATGTCCAATTTGCTCTGGACCAAAAAACAGGAAGGTATGTGGTTGTTGAAGTAAATCCACGCCTCTCAAGATCAAGTGCACTTGCATCGAAAGCAACCGGCTACCCAATTGCAAGAATTGCGGCAAAGCTGGCTCTGGGATACTCGTTATACGAGCTAAGGAACATGGTTACTGGCACTACGCCTGCTTCCTTTGAACCTGCGTTGGATTATGTGGTAACTAAAATCCCCCGATGGCCTTTTGACAAGATTCCGGAATGTTCTCGCACAATTGGCACACAAATGAAAAGCACCGGCGAAGTGATGGCAATAGGGAGAAGTTTTGAGGAATCCCTACAGAAAGCTTTGCGGTCTCTTGAAATTAAAAAGCCAAAAATAAAAGAAAATGAGATAGAGGAACACCTCTCCAGACCGACTGATTTTCGTATTTTTGCAATTTTTGAGGCGTTTAGAAGAGGGTGGAGCATTGAACAGGTTTATCGGGTTACGGCCATAAACCGCTGGTTCTTGAACAAAATCAAGGGTATAATAGATATTGAAAAGGAGTTGGAGTCAGGTGGCCCTGAAAGGGAAATCCTTAAAAGGGCAAAAAAGATGGGCTTTTCTGATGCTCAAATTGGGGAGCTCTGCAGGATAGATGAGATGGAGGTTAGGAGAAAAAGAAAGGAATGGGGGATTATGCCGGTGTACAAGATGGTTGATACCTGCGCAGCCGAATTTGAGGCAAAAACCCCGTACTACTATTCAACTTATAGCGGCACCGAAGATGAAGTCCAGGAATCGGGTAACGAGAATTCTTTAAAACTGCGGAAAGGGAAGGTTTTGGTAGTGGGTTCTGGTCCTATAAGGATTGGGCAGGGGATAGAGTTTGATTATTGTTGCTGCCATGCGTCCTTTACGCTTAGGGAGTGTGGGTATGAATCCATTATGATAAACAACAATCCAGAAACAATAAGTACTGATTTTGACGCTTCAGATAGACTTTATTTTGAACCGCTTACCTTTGAGGACGTGATGAATGTAATAGAGAGGGAGAAGCCTGATGGAGTCATAGTTCAATTTGGAGGGCAGACTTCAATAAATCTTGCACAACCGCTTGCAACTGCAGGTGTGAAGATACTTGGGACGCAGGCAGAGGACATAGACACTGCTGAAGATAGAGAGAGGTTTAGAAAGTTTTTAGAGAGCCTTGGAATAAATCAACCAGAAAATGGGAGTGCAACCAGTGAAGAGGAAGCTCTTTCCGTTGCAAGAAGAGTAGGTTACCCTGTAATCGTGAGGCCAAGTTACGTGATTGCTGGAAGGGCAATGAAGATTGTTTATTCAGATGATGAACTAAGAAGATATATTGAAGAATCTGTTGAGGTTTCAAACAATCATCCAGTTTTGATAGATAAATATATAGAAAAAGCAGTCGAGTGTGAGATTGATGGAGTAAGCGATGGAGAAGAACTTTTTGTTGGTGGAATAATGGAGCATATAGAACGTGCAGGAGTTCATTCGGGTGATGCTAGTTGTGTTACTCCGCCCATTAAACTTATCCCTGAGGTACAGAAAAAAATTTTGGAATATTCTAAAAAGATAGCGTTGGGGATGAAAAATATTGGTGCAATAAATATACAGTACGTAGTAAAAGATAATGTAGTTTATGTGCTTGAAGCAAATCCGAGAGCTTCGCGGACAATTCCATATTTGAGCAAAGCAATAAACGTGCCGCTTGCTAAGATAGCTACTAAAGTTATTTTAGGAAAAAAACTCTCTGAGCTCTCACTTCCAAAAGGAGGTTCTGCAAAAATTTCTCATTATGCAGTAAAAAGCGTGGTTTTTCCCTTCTTAAAAATGCCGGGAGTTGATTTCGTACTTGGACCTGAAATGAGGAGTACGGGCGAGGCGATGGGGATCGACTATGATTTTGGAGTAGCATATTACAAATCCCTTCTTGGGGCTAATTTGAACATTCCTATACGTGGGGCTGTGCTTATAAGCTTAAAGAAAGAACACCAAGAGCATGCTTATGAGCTTGGAAAAAGATTTTCCGCCCTTGGTTTTGTAGTCTGTGCCACGGAAGGAACTGCAAAGCGCATAGGAAACGCTGTCGTTTTGAATAAGGCAGGAGAAGGCGAACCAAACGTTATTTCTAGCATAAAAAATGGTATGATATCGTTAGTAATAAACACTCCCTCTAAGGGTAAGGATGCCCAAACCGATGGGTTTAAAATTAGGAGGGTAGCGATTGAGAGCAATATTGCATGCATAACAAACCTTGAAGCGGCCTTTGCACTTCTTGATGCGATGGAATCTGTAAAAAGAAATGGCGATGTCGGAGTACGTATGTTGGATGAGTTTAATGAAATGGAAAAAAGAGGATAG
- a CDS encoding phospholipase D family protein translates to MKWKKEDRIDCAFIAGAIFSLCFMTILLILFSDLVLPLFGATHATPVFSPGAEKDIISLIDSARESIDIEVYLFTNEKASSALIEAKKRGVRVRLIVERRTDADKEWKLIEKMAQEGIEIKMASQRFTLTHSKFMIIDGRRALVGSMNFSGSAFATNREAGVILSGKIVDEYKKIFEEDWQEAT, encoded by the coding sequence ATGAAATGGAAAAAAGAGGATAGGATAGATTGCGCATTTATTGCGGGCGCTATATTTTCTCTCTGCTTTATGACAATTCTTTTAATACTGTTCAGCGACTTGGTTCTTCCTCTTTTTGGAGCCACACATGCCACACCTGTCTTTTCTCCAGGGGCTGAAAAAGACATAATAAGCCTTATCGATTCTGCAAGGGAAAGCATTGATATTGAAGTGTATTTATTCACAAATGAAAAGGCGTCATCAGCCTTAATTGAAGCAAAAAAGCGAGGGGTTCGTGTGCGCCTTATAGTTGAAAGGCGAACAGATGCTGATAAAGAATGGAAGTTGATAGAGAAAATGGCACAAGAAGGGATTGAGATTAAGATGGCAAGCCAGCGATTTACGCTTACTCATTCAAAATTTATGATTATTGATGGAAGAAGAGCATTGGTTGGCAGTATGAACTTCTCTGGATCCGCTTTTGCTACCAATCGCGAAGCAGGAGTAATTCTAAGTGGAAAGATAGTAGATGAATATAAAAAAATATTTGAAGAAGATTGGCAAGAAGCTACGTAG
- a CDS encoding NAD(P)/FAD-dependent oxidoreductase — protein sequence MKKKGISITGAGPAGLSAAINLADQFEVEVFEKEKDVGMKWEGSLQFLENYTSQRDVFDWLEDVGIEPNFYSKPFFDIEVIAGRDKDAVLSSKKPLWYVVRRGNQKGMLDYALKKQAERKGVKINFMSRCKEPQIIATGPSSVEGLAREAIFETRLEDTFLVFLDNEIAPGGYAYLVVADRVGTVCTAITKNFENIDAYFKKTIERAREKKDLDMRNARIKTNFVSFYLTKSAKVGSRIYVGEAAGFQDFVFGFGLRYAICSGYLAARSITEKMDYDLLWKREFGEMLELGILNRWIYEWGGNPYLKFLLEEAKRRGDFRKFLKDLNTASFSKKLLIPLAKIGLGKAERCNHIENCVWCPRKKRWVA from the coding sequence ATGAAAAAGAAAGGGATAAGCATAACAGGAGCAGGACCGGCTGGTTTGTCTGCGGCAATAAACTTGGCAGACCAGTTTGAAGTAGAAGTTTTTGAAAAGGAAAAAGATGTTGGAATGAAATGGGAGGGGAGTCTTCAATTTCTTGAAAATTATACCAGCCAAAGAGATGTTTTCGATTGGCTTGAGGATGTTGGGATAGAGCCCAACTTTTACTCAAAGCCCTTCTTTGATATCGAAGTGATAGCGGGAAGAGATAAGGACGCCGTCCTATCTTCAAAAAAGCCTTTATGGTATGTTGTGCGTAGAGGAAATCAAAAGGGGATGCTGGATTATGCACTCAAAAAACAGGCTGAAAGAAAAGGGGTAAAGATAAATTTTATGTCTAGGTGTAAGGAACCGCAGATTATTGCAACTGGACCATCATCTGTGGAAGGATTAGCAAGGGAGGCTATTTTTGAAACTCGGCTAGAGGATACGTTCTTAGTTTTTTTGGACAACGAAATTGCACCAGGTGGCTATGCCTATTTGGTTGTTGCTGATAGAGTAGGTACAGTCTGTACTGCAATAACCAAGAATTTTGAGAATATTGATGCCTACTTCAAAAAGACTATCGAACGAGCAAGGGAAAAAAAAGATTTGGATATGAGGAATGCGAGAATAAAGACTAACTTCGTTTCTTTTTATTTAACTAAATCAGCAAAGGTAGGTAGTAGAATATATGTGGGGGAAGCGGCGGGATTTCAGGATTTTGTATTTGGTTTTGGGTTGAGATATGCGATTTGTTCTGGATATCTTGCAGCTAGAAGCATAACTGAGAAGATGGACTACGACTTGCTTTGGAAAAGAGAGTTTGGAGAGATGTTGGAGCTTGGCATACTAAATCGCTGGATTTATGAATGGGGAGGGAATCCTTATTTAAAATTTTTATTGGAAGAGGCAAAAAGGAGAGGTGATTTCCGTAAATTTTTGAAAGACTTAAATACTGCTTCTTTCTCAAAAAAGCTTTTAATTCCACTTGCAAAAATAGGTCTAGGAAAGGCTGAAAGGTGTAATCACATAGAAAACTGTGTTTGGTGTCCACGGAAAAAAAGATGGGTGGCTTGA
- a CDS encoding phytoene/squalene synthase family protein, whose translation MERGKYRLEECYEYCKKITRERGSNFYLGFSFLPKEKRNAIFASYAFCRYADDIVDESRSVDQKSLLLKWKRALELCYRGKANHPITIALQDAVKKYGIPKQAFLGLIEGCEMDLAIKRYNSFEDLLKYCERVAVTMSTISLHIFGIKDKKAEKYGKYLSLALQLTNILRDVGEDAKRGRIYIPIEDLRKYGYSEEELFSEVLNPQFRRLMEFQVRRVKEYFEKAEKVLCCIEEDSRFAALLMGAVYAKILDSIEKSGYDVFSKTYGLSLMDKAILILKMMIYPSYTKIWK comes from the coding sequence ATGGAAAGAGGAAAGTATAGGTTGGAGGAATGTTATGAATACTGCAAAAAGATAACGCGAGAACGGGGATCTAATTTTTATCTTGGCTTTTCGTTTCTTCCAAAGGAAAAGAGAAACGCTATATTTGCTTCATATGCATTTTGTAGATATGCGGACGACATAGTTGATGAATCTAGAAGTGTGGATCAAAAAAGTCTCCTTTTGAAGTGGAAGCGGGCATTGGAACTTTGCTATAGGGGAAAAGCAAACCATCCAATAACCATTGCTTTGCAGGATGCTGTAAAAAAATATGGGATACCCAAACAAGCATTTTTGGGGTTAATTGAGGGTTGTGAAATGGACTTGGCTATCAAGAGATACAACTCTTTTGAGGATCTTCTTAAATATTGCGAACGGGTTGCAGTTACGATGAGTACTATCTCGTTGCATATTTTTGGGATAAAAGATAAAAAAGCAGAGAAATATGGCAAGTATCTTAGCCTTGCACTTCAGCTTACAAATATACTTAGGGATGTTGGTGAGGACGCAAAAAGGGGGAGGATTTATATCCCAATCGAGGATTTAAGAAAGTACGGTTATTCAGAAGAGGAGCTTTTCAGCGAGGTATTAAACCCCCAATTTAGAAGACTTATGGAATTTCAAGTTAGAAGGGTAAAGGAATATTTCGAGAAAGCTGAAAAAGTTCTTTGTTGCATTGAAGAAGATTCCCGATTTGCAGCTCTGCTTATGGGTGCGGTTTATGCAAAAATCCTTGACAGCATTGAAAAAAGCGGCTATGATGTATTTTCAAAGACGTATGGCCTTAGTTTGATGGATAAAGCAATACTTATCCTAAAGATGATGATTTACCCATCTTATACAAAAATTTGGAAATGA
- a CDS encoding redoxin domain-containing protein translates to MVVRLGEKVPDFEAKAFVDGGEKTIKLSDYGGKWVILFFYPADFTFVCPTELEELATLYDNFKKEGAEILSISTDTVFVHKAWHDNSPAIKKVKFPMLADPSGRICKEFGTYIEKEGISFRATFIIDPDGVLKCLEMNENAIGRSAKETFRKLLACKFIRETKGEVCPASWEPGKKTIRPSLDLVGKI, encoded by the coding sequence ATGGTTGTAAGACTAGGGGAGAAAGTGCCTGATTTTGAGGCCAAGGCCTTCGTTGATGGAGGGGAAAAAACCATAAAACTTTCAGATTATGGAGGAAAGTGGGTAATTCTTTTTTTCTACCCTGCAGACTTTACATTTGTATGCCCCACAGAGCTTGAAGAGTTAGCAACTCTTTATGATAATTTCAAAAAAGAAGGTGCAGAGATCCTAAGTATAAGTACTGACACCGTCTTTGTACACAAAGCTTGGCACGATAACTCCCCCGCTATAAAAAAAGTGAAGTTTCCCATGCTTGCTGATCCATCAGGGCGAATTTGCAAGGAATTTGGAACGTATATCGAAAAAGAGGGCATCTCCTTTCGAGCAACATTTATAATAGACCCTGATGGCGTCCTCAAATGCCTTGAAATGAACGAAAACGCTATAGGAAGAAGTGCAAAGGAAACTTTTAGGAAGCTCTTGGCCTGCAAATTCATACGCGAAACAAAAGGGGAAGTATGTCCGGCAAGCTGGGAGCCTGGCAAAAAAACAATAAGACCAAGCTTAGACCTTGTCGGAAAAATATGA
- a CDS encoding 50S ribosomal protein L16, translating into MGLRPARTCRSIKKVAWTRYSKSTPKKSYIKAMPHLSLHVYKMGKDSDSYNIQYDFVAKQPVQLRDNAIEASRQAVNKYLEKVMRDQYLFHVLVFPHQVLRENKMIAGAGADRLQKGMRMAFGRTTDRAARLYPGQSLFRIMTTKDKEDAVLEAFRRARCKVSGKFVVEKRPISA; encoded by the coding sequence ATGGGTTTAAGGCCAGCTAGAACTTGCAGAAGTATAAAAAAAGTTGCTTGGACAAGATACTCAAAAAGCACTCCAAAAAAATCGTATATCAAAGCTATGCCCCACCTTTCTCTTCATGTATATAAAATGGGAAAGGATTCCGATTCGTATAATATACAGTACGACTTTGTCGCAAAGCAGCCAGTGCAGCTTAGAGACAACGCAATAGAAGCATCAAGGCAAGCGGTAAATAAGTATCTTGAAAAAGTAATGCGAGACCAATACCTATTTCATGTTCTTGTTTTTCCCCATCAAGTCCTAAGAGAAAACAAAATGATAGCTGGAGCAGGGGCAGACAGGCTTCAGAAAGGAATGCGAATGGCTTTTGGACGCACCACGGACAGAGCAGCACGGCTCTATCCAGGTCAATCACTGTTTAGAATCATGACAACAAAAGATAAGGAGGATGCCGTTCTTGAAGCTTTTAGACGAGCGCGTTGCAAGGTTTCCGGAAAGTTCGTTGTTGAAAAGAGGCCTATCTCCGCATAG
- a CDS encoding DUF1405 domain-containing protein — MKTTNLRQILILLLIFASIYGIYYYSYAFKKVNIYLWLFVADSPLSIILALAVLLNPSHDPSLLLLRYLSSIALIKYGIWTIFLMAFFHPQVYLSEESLLNSLIFFILPHIGMVALSILTIPYKRTLLIIPASLFFFLNDYVDYYIGVEKIIIPPNDFEAVAHFSIFLSALSSLVVFLLAGNPIVQKTQFFIYSYIKNNNANKKDEEIK, encoded by the coding sequence ATGAAAACCACTAATCTCCGTCAGATACTCATCCTACTCCTCATCTTTGCATCTATCTATGGAATTTACTACTACTCCTATGCATTTAAGAAAGTAAACATCTATCTTTGGCTGTTTGTAGCGGATTCCCCTCTATCTATCATTCTTGCTCTGGCCGTACTCCTTAACCCCTCCCATGATCCTTCTTTACTTTTATTACGTTATCTTTCATCAATTGCTCTTATAAAGTATGGAATTTGGACCATTTTCCTGATGGCGTTCTTCCATCCACAAGTTTATCTTTCAGAAGAAAGTCTTCTTAATTCTCTTATTTTTTTCATCTTACCCCACATAGGAATGGTGGCTTTGTCTATCCTTACTATCCCTTACAAACGCACTCTTCTTATAATTCCTGCGTCTTTATTCTTTTTTTTAAACGACTATGTAGATTATTATATTGGGGTAGAAAAAATAATTATCCCTCCAAATGACTTTGAGGCAGTTGCCCACTTCTCTATCTTTCTATCTGCATTATCCTCATTAGTGGTTTTTTTGCTTGCAGGAAACCCCATAGTTCAAAAAACGCAATTTTTTATATACTCTTATATCAAAAATAACAATGCAAACAAAAAAGATGAAGAAATTAAGTAA
- a CDS encoding acyltransferase — protein MRRLQITKVSGKNSLHLWWRVKNPLRTAFNYCLIQISKKIPSLSIKNLLLSLTGIRIGKDVSIAPDVDFDFLYPELIEVGENSIIGYGAVILAHEFLIDQFRVGRVRIGKNVVVGARSILLAGIEIRDNATVGAGSIVTKNVGKNQLVCGSPARIIRKQGKTHENH, from the coding sequence ATGAGAAGGCTACAAATAACAAAAGTTTCTGGTAAAAATTCTCTCCATCTATGGTGGAGAGTAAAAAATCCCTTGCGCACGGCCTTTAATTACTGTCTAATCCAGATTTCAAAGAAAATTCCTTCACTTAGCATCAAGAATTTACTGCTTTCGCTGACAGGAATTCGGATAGGTAAAGACGTTTCAATCGCGCCGGACGTAGATTTTGACTTCTTATATCCTGAACTCATTGAAGTAGGGGAAAATTCCATCATCGGCTATGGAGCTGTAATACTTGCACACGAATTTTTGATAGACCAATTTCGTGTGGGGAGAGTTAGAATAGGCAAAAATGTAGTTGTAGGTGCACGCTCTATTCTATTGGCAGGTATAGAGATACGTGATAATGCGACGGTCGGAGCGGGCAGTATCGTAACAAAAAACGTGGGAAAAAATCAACTTGTTTGTGGTTCACCTGCCAGAATAATCAGAAAGCAAGGAAAGACGCATGAAAACCACTAA
- the pcn gene encoding proliferating cell nuclear antigen (pcna): protein MFRIVVSDARSFKGAIDSIVNLIDEGQLEFTTEGIRLKAMDTSQIAMVCFFMPKDVFLEYDVQSTSRVGINFDSLSKVLGRARAGEQLEVLEDENKLVLRFVAEKKKRSFKLPIIEMPSGIQKEPLIEHDAFVKITAAALKELLKDAALISSHITFEANDSGFFADVKGDGANLHSEYEKDSSEISEIIAKASSRATFPLQYLDDVTKAAPDTEEIEIKLKTNAPIKITYEVEGANVSYYLAPRLDSD, encoded by the coding sequence ATGTTTAGGATAGTTGTCTCTGATGCAAGGTCCTTCAAGGGAGCAATAGACTCAATAGTAAATTTGATCGACGAAGGCCAACTTGAATTTACAACAGAGGGAATACGCCTCAAGGCCATGGACACATCCCAAATAGCAATGGTCTGCTTTTTTATGCCAAAAGACGTTTTTTTGGAATACGATGTGCAATCAACCTCCCGCGTAGGGATAAATTTTGACAGTTTAAGCAAGGTTCTCGGAAGAGCTCGGGCAGGGGAGCAACTAGAAGTGCTTGAAGATGAAAATAAACTTGTGTTACGCTTTGTGGCAGAAAAAAAGAAAAGAAGCTTTAAACTTCCGATTATTGAGATGCCAAGTGGAATCCAAAAAGAACCCTTAATAGAGCATGATGCATTTGTCAAAATAACAGCAGCAGCACTTAAAGAATTATTAAAAGATGCTGCATTAATCTCTTCACACATTACATTTGAAGCGAATGATTCTGGCTTTTTTGCAGACGTAAAAGGCGATGGAGCAAATCTTCATTCTGAATACGAAAAAGATTCAAGTGAGATATCTGAAATAATTGCAAAGGCTTCTTCGCGAGCAACGTTTCCTCTTCAGTATCTTGACGACGTCACGAAAGCTGCACCGGATACTGAAGAAATCGAGATAAAGCTAAAGACTAATGCCCCTATAAAAATAACTTACGAAGTAGAGGGAGCAAACGTCTCCTACTATCTTGCTCCACGGTTAGATAGCGATTAA
- a CDS encoding DNA-directed RNA polymerase subunit L has translation MEIKVIKEEENYLELEVGGEDISVLNAIREIALEDEDVEFASCTQEHPEVGNLKLIVRTKSKDPAKVLANAAKKLADQAKKFKQDIKKE, from the coding sequence ATGGAAATAAAGGTAATAAAGGAAGAGGAAAATTATCTCGAGCTAGAAGTCGGGGGAGAAGACATCTCAGTTCTTAATGCGATACGTGAAATAGCCCTGGAAGATGAGGATGTGGAGTTTGCTTCTTGCACCCAAGAACATCCTGAGGTTGGAAATCTGAAACTTATTGTTAGAACGAAGAGCAAAGACCCAGCCAAGGTTCTTGCAAATGCTGCTAAAAAGCTTGCAGACCAAGCTAAAAAATTCAAGCAAGACATAAAAAAGGAGTAA
- a CDS encoding exosome complex RNA-binding protein Csl4, translated as MEVEKEAVPGMELGVEEEFAEGPGTYSSDGKIYSALFGKVVVTNRRISVIGRKMLSKISVGDIIYGRVEMIVEPVALILTAQPPTPTKFYESMAEYAVMHASSLGIGFVRNIHDFVKIGDIIKARVIDIKPTEVSVGVNSHDLGIIKAFCTQDRHPMNLVSRMLVCSHCGKKETRKISSEYGKSIMK; from the coding sequence GTGGAAGTTGAAAAGGAAGCTGTTCCGGGAATGGAACTAGGTGTGGAAGAAGAATTTGCAGAAGGGCCAGGTACTTATTCTTCAGATGGTAAGATATACTCAGCTCTTTTTGGGAAGGTTGTAGTCACCAATAGACGAATAAGCGTAATTGGACGAAAAATGCTATCCAAAATATCAGTTGGTGATATCATTTATGGTAGAGTAGAAATGATTGTCGAACCTGTTGCCCTAATACTTACTGCTCAGCCACCAACACCTACTAAATTTTATGAAAGCATGGCAGAATATGCAGTCATGCATGCGTCGTCTCTTGGCATCGGCTTTGTTAGAAATATCCATGATTTTGTCAAAATAGGAGACATTATCAAAGCTCGAGTTATAGATATCAAACCTACTGAAGTTTCCGTTGGAGTAAATAGCCATGACCTTGGGATAATTAAAGCGTTTTGTACTCAAGATAGGCATCCAATGAATTTGGTATCCCGTATGCTTGTCTGTAGCCATTGTGGAAAAAAAGAAACGAGAAAGATAAGTTCAGAATATGGAAAAAGCATCATGAAATAA